From the genome of Methylothermaceae bacteria B42, one region includes:
- a CDS encoding acyl-CoA thioesterase, translating to MPNQEKSLHMTVLMTPDMANFAGKVHGGALLKLLDQVAYACAARYCGSYVVTAALDMVFFKEPIHVGELVTFKAHINYTGRTSMEVGIKVIAEDITSRSKRHTTSCYFTMVAKDEQGRSIPVPPLELETDLEKRRHRAAQIRRTLRKEAANKIKTLHTKGEI from the coding sequence ATGCCCAATCAAGAAAAAAGCTTGCACATGACAGTTTTGATGACGCCAGACATGGCCAATTTTGCCGGCAAGGTCCACGGGGGCGCATTGCTGAAATTGCTCGATCAAGTCGCTTACGCCTGCGCCGCACGCTACTGCGGCAGCTATGTGGTGACTGCCGCACTGGACATGGTGTTCTTCAAAGAACCCATTCATGTGGGAGAACTGGTGACTTTCAAGGCCCATATCAATTATACCGGACGCACATCCATGGAAGTGGGTATTAAGGTTATTGCAGAAGATATCACTTCCCGCAGCAAACGTCATACCACATCTTGCTACTTCACGATGGTGGCCAAGGACGAACAGGGGCGCTCCATTCCTGTTCCCCCTCTGGAACTGGAAACCGACCTGGAAAAAAGACGCCACCGTGCCGCCCAGATCCGCCGCACCTTACGCAAGGAAGCTGCCAATAAAATCAAGACGCTGCATACAAAGGGAGAAATTTAG
- a CDS encoding phosphoenolpyruvate synthase (catalyzes the formation of phosphoenolpyruvate from pyruvate): protein MSYRFIRFFAELSIDDVPLVGGKNASLGEMYRQLTPKGVKVPNGFAITAEAYRYALEKAGAWEALHQALDGLDPTNVEDLKRRGRRARQIVYEAGLPEELREEILAAYAELEKEFGPELSVAVRSSATAEDLPTASFAGQQETFLNIRGGEALLDAVRRCFASLFTDRAIHYRIDQGFDHFKVALSVGVQKMVRSDLAASGVMFSLDTETGFRDVVFITGSYGLGENVVQGAVDPDEFYVFKPTFKQGYRAVLRRRLGSKKIKMIYAEGGRNTTRNVPTPKADQERFCISDDDVFVLADYTIIVEDHYGRPMDLEWAKDGIDGQIYLVQARPETVASQKRAQILEEYRLTGTGKVLIEGRAVGTKIATGKVHVIEDVSQLHQFRPGEVLVADTTTPDWEPVMKTAAAIVTNRGGRTCHAAIVARELGIPAVVGTGNVTEVLTTGQLVTVSCAEGDVGRVYEGEVPFEVITTDLSQLPRPDTEIMINLGNPDLAFQTSFLPNDGVGLARMEFIINEYIKVHPMALVHPHRVKDETELKMIAKLTRGYDDPEEFFVRTLAEGVGTIAAAFYPKPVVVRMSDFKTNEYASLVGGRWFEPEEANPMLGFRGAARYAHPAYEEGFALECQAMKRVREMMGLTNVILMLPFVRRVEEAKRVLSKMAELGLKRGEKDLKIYCMCEIPNNVVLIDDFAQHFDGFSIGSNDLTQLTLGVDRDSELVAFDYDERDPGVKAMIMLAIEGCRRNQVHSGLCGQAPSDYPEMAEYLVECGIDSISLNPDTLLQTTRLILEVEKRLGRRPRIQ from the coding sequence ATGAGTTATCGTTTCATCCGCTTTTTTGCAGAGTTGAGTATAGATGATGTGCCACTGGTAGGGGGGAAGAATGCTTCCTTGGGTGAAATGTACCGGCAGTTAACCCCTAAAGGCGTCAAAGTTCCCAATGGCTTTGCGATTACCGCCGAAGCTTATCGGTATGCCTTGGAAAAAGCTGGCGCCTGGGAAGCTTTGCATCAGGCATTGGATGGCCTTGATCCCACCAATGTGGAAGACTTGAAACGGCGAGGACGCCGGGCGCGGCAGATTGTGTATGAGGCCGGTTTGCCCGAGGAGTTGCGGGAAGAAATTCTTGCCGCTTACGCTGAGCTGGAGAAAGAATTCGGACCGGAATTGAGCGTGGCCGTGCGTTCCTCTGCCACCGCGGAAGATTTGCCTACCGCCAGCTTTGCCGGCCAGCAAGAGACTTTTCTCAATATCCGTGGCGGGGAGGCGCTTCTGGATGCAGTGCGCCGCTGTTTTGCCAGTCTGTTTACGGACCGCGCCATTCATTACCGGATCGACCAGGGATTCGATCACTTCAAAGTCGCTTTGTCCGTGGGCGTACAAAAAATGGTGCGTTCCGATCTTGCCGCCAGCGGGGTGATGTTTTCCCTGGATACAGAAACCGGCTTCCGGGATGTGGTGTTTATCACGGGCAGTTATGGTTTGGGGGAAAATGTGGTGCAGGGAGCAGTGGACCCGGATGAGTTTTATGTCTTCAAGCCCACTTTCAAGCAAGGTTACAGGGCGGTGCTGCGGCGGCGGTTAGGGTCGAAAAAGATCAAGATGATCTATGCCGAAGGGGGGCGCAATACCACTCGCAATGTGCCCACGCCCAAGGCGGACCAAGAGCGTTTTTGTATTAGTGACGACGATGTATTTGTCCTGGCGGACTATACCATCATTGTGGAGGATCACTATGGCCGGCCCATGGATCTGGAATGGGCGAAGGATGGCATTGATGGACAGATATATTTGGTCCAGGCCCGCCCGGAAACCGTCGCTTCCCAGAAACGGGCCCAGATTCTGGAAGAATATCGCTTGACTGGGACCGGTAAAGTATTGATTGAAGGCCGCGCCGTGGGGACCAAAATCGCTACGGGCAAGGTGCATGTCATCGAGGATGTCTCTCAACTCCATCAATTTCGTCCCGGCGAGGTTTTGGTGGCCGATACCACCACGCCGGATTGGGAACCGGTGATGAAAACCGCCGCCGCCATTGTCACCAACCGGGGCGGGCGGACTTGTCATGCGGCCATCGTTGCGAGGGAATTGGGCATTCCCGCCGTGGTGGGGACTGGCAATGTCACCGAGGTGCTGACAACCGGTCAATTGGTGACGGTTTCCTGCGCCGAGGGGGATGTGGGCCGGGTCTATGAAGGCGAGGTGCCATTTGAAGTCATCACCACGGATTTGTCCCAATTGCCCCGGCCGGATACGGAAATCATGATCAACCTGGGCAATCCCGACTTGGCGTTCCAAACTTCGTTTCTACCCAACGACGGCGTGGGTCTGGCGCGGATGGAATTTATCATCAACGAATATATCAAGGTCCATCCCATGGCCTTGGTACATCCCCACCGCGTCAAGGACGAAACAGAGCTCAAAATGATCGCCAAACTCACTCGCGGCTATGACGATCCGGAAGAATTTTTCGTCCGCACTTTGGCGGAAGGGGTGGGGACCATTGCCGCGGCTTTTTATCCCAAGCCGGTAGTGGTTCGGATGTCTGATTTCAAAACCAATGAATACGCCTCGCTTGTGGGGGGGCGCTGGTTCGAGCCGGAAGAAGCCAATCCCATGCTAGGCTTCCGTGGTGCTGCCCGTTATGCCCATCCCGCCTACGAGGAAGGCTTTGCCCTGGAATGCCAAGCCATGAAGCGGGTCCGGGAAATGATGGGGCTTACCAATGTGATTTTGATGCTGCCGTTCGTCCGCCGGGTGGAGGAAGCCAAGCGGGTGTTGTCGAAAATGGCGGAACTGGGACTGAAGCGGGGGGAAAAGGATCTGAAAATCTACTGCATGTGCGAAATCCCCAACAATGTCGTGTTGATTGACGACTTTGCCCAGCACTTTGATGGCTTTTCTATCGGCTCTAACGATTTAACCCAGTTGACGTTGGGGGTGGACCGGGATTCCGAACTGGTGGCGTTCGATTATGATGAACGTGACCCCGGGGTAAAGGCCATGATTATGCTGGCGATTGAAGGTTGCCGCCGCAATCAGGTGCATTCTGGATTATGCGGCCAAGCGCCGTCGGACTACCCGGAAATGGCGGAATATCTCGTGGAGTGTGGAATCGATTCCATCAGTTTGAATCCAGATACCCTGCTGCAAACCACCCGTTTAATTCTCGAAGTGGAAAAGCGGTTGGGCCGGAGGCCGAGAATCCAATGA
- a CDS encoding histidine decarboxylase — translation MTCADDNPQKRLLLGYPINFNPPPKAFFRWREHLWNKGVGRFAWNNGGNPYQPAPVSYNSHEFERELIERFGKIYRFPAGRLWGFLSNSGTDSNMQGMYMGRTLLKGRTGRLPKCYFTREAHYSIQILTDQLGLERVFVDTLPDASLDPQDLARKIAAHRKDPVLVVATVGTTFKGGIDRIEAIQAVVREYPAYVHVDAALFGGYLPHTLFAPAIHYSEGSGCRPRYDSLAVSCHKFFGFHSPAGLFITTQATFDEFNALFSRIHSPEYIGHVPGTIACSRDAVKPAEFFYYASPEDFARQAEDVKAMLDNTQYFLKALQAHFTHLLPRRVCEASNIIFFKQPAPWIVKKYSLATMKLEGVDFAHVVVMPHVTQSVIDEFLSDLERSHG, via the coding sequence TTGACTTGTGCGGACGATAATCCCCAAAAACGTCTCCTGTTGGGTTATCCCATTAACTTCAATCCCCCGCCGAAGGCTTTTTTCAGATGGCGCGAACACCTGTGGAACAAGGGGGTCGGAAGATTTGCCTGGAATAATGGGGGCAATCCCTATCAGCCGGCGCCAGTTTCCTATAATAGCCACGAATTTGAGCGGGAATTGATAGAGCGATTTGGCAAAATTTACCGGTTCCCCGCAGGTCGGCTATGGGGATTTTTATCCAACAGCGGCACCGACAGCAACATGCAAGGCATGTATATGGGGCGGACGCTGCTCAAGGGCAGGACGGGACGTTTGCCCAAGTGTTATTTCACCCGCGAAGCGCATTATTCGATTCAAATTCTAACGGATCAATTAGGTCTGGAACGCGTGTTTGTCGATACCTTGCCTGACGCCAGCCTGGACCCCCAAGACCTGGCCCGGAAAATTGCCGCGCATCGCAAAGACCCTGTGTTGGTGGTGGCAACGGTAGGCACTACTTTCAAGGGCGGCATCGACAGGATTGAGGCGATTCAAGCGGTGGTGCGGGAGTATCCCGCCTATGTCCACGTAGATGCCGCATTGTTTGGAGGTTATTTGCCGCATACCCTCTTTGCCCCGGCCATCCACTATTCCGAAGGCAGTGGTTGCAGGCCCCGTTATGATTCCCTGGCGGTTTCCTGTCATAAATTCTTCGGTTTTCACTCGCCGGCCGGGTTATTCATTACCACCCAAGCGACATTCGATGAATTTAATGCGCTTTTCAGCCGCATCCACAGTCCCGAATATATCGGTCATGTGCCCGGTACCATTGCCTGCTCGCGGGATGCGGTAAAACCGGCAGAGTTTTTTTATTACGCCAGTCCCGAAGATTTTGCGCGTCAAGCTGAAGATGTCAAAGCCATGCTGGATAATACCCAGTATTTTCTAAAGGCGTTGCAAGCTCACTTCACCCATCTCTTGCCCAGACGGGTTTGCGAGGCTTCCAATATTATTTTTTTCAAGCAACCCGCCCCGTGGATAGTCAAAAAATATTCCCTGGCGACCATGAAGCTGGAGGGCGTGGATTTTGCCCATGTGGTAGTCATGCCCCATGTCACGCAATCTGTCATAGACGAATTTTTATCGGATTTGGAGCGTTCCCATGGCTGA
- a CDS encoding cytochrome C, producing MTSLKCWLPVLTVLILAPTAYGDEFTEEDLKRWRAEYMKVMEKGEKLFHATLGSNKVSCDQCHPNGANTHPESYPKFQKQLGKVATLREMINWCLKNPLQGKPLPLDSDEMIALEAYITWERRGVPLAPGKH from the coding sequence ATGACATCTCTCAAATGCTGGTTACCGGTTTTGACTGTCTTGATCCTAGCGCCCACAGCGTATGGCGATGAATTCACGGAAGAAGATCTCAAACGCTGGCGGGCTGAGTATATGAAGGTGATGGAAAAAGGCGAAAAATTATTCCACGCCACCTTGGGCAGTAACAAGGTTTCCTGTGACCAATGCCACCCCAATGGCGCCAACACCCACCCAGAAAGTTATCCCAAATTCCAAAAGCAACTGGGCAAGGTCGCTACCTTGCGGGAGATGATCAACTGGTGTCTGAAAAACCCGCTGCAAGGCAAACCATTGCCCCTGGATAGTGACGAGATGATCGCTCTGGAAGCTTATATCACCTGGGAACGCCGGGGCGTACCGCTGGCGCCAGGAAAGCATTGA